One genomic region from Populus nigra chromosome 8, ddPopNigr1.1, whole genome shotgun sequence encodes:
- the LOC133701739 gene encoding mediator of RNA polymerase II transcription subunit 15a-like isoform X1, with protein sequence MDTGDWRIQLRPDSRKRIEDKIMETLKRHLLFSGQEGLQELKKFAIRFEEKIHTTATNQYDYLRKISLEMLSMEIRSQNTMPTAPMDPAASHSMPPEVQNQGLFLPILLSTDQSQARQQLVSHNMQNCMACNGVQSYAGLQAALPPVSGVTQTIPNTVVQNPNMQSIPGVSQNSVGNSMGQGIPSTMFANSQRQMPASLDSTAQTGHAKGIDWQEEFYQKEWLRVHGDHVKSEAVEKAITQIMMGEEAEEISSRAKKRPGRLLKKVDLLAPISML encoded by the exons ATGGACACGGGTGATTGGAGAATTCAATTGCGGCCTGACTCACGGAAAAGAATAGAAGACAAAAT AATGGAGACATTAAAGAGGCATCTTTTGTTTTCTGGTCAGGAGGGATTACAAGAACTTAAGAAATTTGCCATACGTTTTGAGGAAAAGATTCATACTACCGCCACCAATCAG TATGATTATCTGCGTAAAATATCTCTGGAGATGCTTTCAATGGAGATCAGGTCTCAAAACACCATGCCCACTGCCCCCATGGATCCAGCAG CATCCCATAGTATGCCCCCTGAAGTTCAGAATCAAGGGCTGTTTCTCCCTATCCTATTGTCCACTGATCAGTCTCAAGCACGTCAGCAGTTGGTATCACATAACATGCAGAATTGCATGGCATGTAATGGAGTTCAGAGTTATGCTGGTTTACAAGCGGCACTGCCTCCTGTCTCTGGTGTAACCCAGACTATCCCCAACACTGTTGTCCAGAATCCTAACATGCAGAGTATCCCTGGTGTTTCACAGAACTCAGTGGGGAATTCAATGGGACAAGGGATTCCCTCCACTATGTTTGCCAATTCTCAGAGACAAATGCCAG CATCCCTAGATTCTACAGCACAGACTGGACATGCAAAAGGCATTGATTGGCAAGAGGAGTTCTATCAGAAG GAATGGCTTAGAGTGCATGGAGATCATGTTAAAAGTGAAGCTGTAGAGAAGGCAATCACTCAAATTATGATGGGTGAAGAAGCAGAGGAAATTAGTAGCAGAGCAAAGAAACGGCCAGGAAGGCTGTTGAAGAAGGTGGATCTTCTTGCTCCGATTTCAATGCTTTGA
- the LOC133701739 gene encoding mediator of RNA polymerase II transcription subunit 15a-like isoform X3 has translation MDTGDWRIQLRPDSRKRIEDKIMETLKRHLLFSGQEGLQELKKFAIRFEEKIHTTATNQYDYLRKISLEMLSMEIRSQNTMPTAPMDPAASHSMPPEVQNQGLFLPILLSTDQSQARQQLVSHNMQNCMACNGVQSYAGLQAALPPVSGVTQTIPNTVVQNPNMQSIPGVSQNSVGNSMGQGIPSTMFANSQRQMPASLDSTAQTGHAKGIDWQEEFYQKETNIC, from the exons ATGGACACGGGTGATTGGAGAATTCAATTGCGGCCTGACTCACGGAAAAGAATAGAAGACAAAAT AATGGAGACATTAAAGAGGCATCTTTTGTTTTCTGGTCAGGAGGGATTACAAGAACTTAAGAAATTTGCCATACGTTTTGAGGAAAAGATTCATACTACCGCCACCAATCAG TATGATTATCTGCGTAAAATATCTCTGGAGATGCTTTCAATGGAGATCAGGTCTCAAAACACCATGCCCACTGCCCCCATGGATCCAGCAG CATCCCATAGTATGCCCCCTGAAGTTCAGAATCAAGGGCTGTTTCTCCCTATCCTATTGTCCACTGATCAGTCTCAAGCACGTCAGCAGTTGGTATCACATAACATGCAGAATTGCATGGCATGTAATGGAGTTCAGAGTTATGCTGGTTTACAAGCGGCACTGCCTCCTGTCTCTGGTGTAACCCAGACTATCCCCAACACTGTTGTCCAGAATCCTAACATGCAGAGTATCCCTGGTGTTTCACAGAACTCAGTGGGGAATTCAATGGGACAAGGGATTCCCTCCACTATGTTTGCCAATTCTCAGAGACAAATGCCAG CATCCCTAGATTCTACAGCACAGACTGGACATGCAAAAGGCATTGATTGGCAAGAGGAGTTCTATCAGAAG GAGACCAATATTTGCTGA
- the LOC133701739 gene encoding mediator of RNA polymerase II transcription subunit 15a-like isoform X2: MICMCRMETLKRHLLFSGQEGLQELKKFAIRFEEKIHTTATNQYDYLRKISLEMLSMEIRSQNTMPTAPMDPAASHSMPPEVQNQGLFLPILLSTDQSQARQQLVSHNMQNCMACNGVQSYAGLQAALPPVSGVTQTIPNTVVQNPNMQSIPGVSQNSVGNSMGQGIPSTMFANSQRQMPASLDSTAQTGHAKGIDWQEEFYQKEWLRVHGDHVKSEAVEKAITQIMMGEEAEEISSRAKKRPGRLLKKVDLLAPISML, from the exons ATGATTTGCATGTGCAGAATGGAGACATTAAAGAGGCATCTTTTGTTTTCTGGTCAGGAGGGATTACAAGAACTTAAGAAATTTGCCATACGTTTTGAGGAAAAGATTCATACTACCGCCACCAATCAG TATGATTATCTGCGTAAAATATCTCTGGAGATGCTTTCAATGGAGATCAGGTCTCAAAACACCATGCCCACTGCCCCCATGGATCCAGCAG CATCCCATAGTATGCCCCCTGAAGTTCAGAATCAAGGGCTGTTTCTCCCTATCCTATTGTCCACTGATCAGTCTCAAGCACGTCAGCAGTTGGTATCACATAACATGCAGAATTGCATGGCATGTAATGGAGTTCAGAGTTATGCTGGTTTACAAGCGGCACTGCCTCCTGTCTCTGGTGTAACCCAGACTATCCCCAACACTGTTGTCCAGAATCCTAACATGCAGAGTATCCCTGGTGTTTCACAGAACTCAGTGGGGAATTCAATGGGACAAGGGATTCCCTCCACTATGTTTGCCAATTCTCAGAGACAAATGCCAG CATCCCTAGATTCTACAGCACAGACTGGACATGCAAAAGGCATTGATTGGCAAGAGGAGTTCTATCAGAAG GAATGGCTTAGAGTGCATGGAGATCATGTTAAAAGTGAAGCTGTAGAGAAGGCAATCACTCAAATTATGATGGGTGAAGAAGCAGAGGAAATTAGTAGCAGAGCAAAGAAACGGCCAGGAAGGCTGTTGAAGAAGGTGGATCTTCTTGCTCCGATTTCAATGCTTTGA
- the LOC133701735 gene encoding cuscuta receptor 1-like has translation MMMKRVGAWMLLALLAFVGEWSGSCYGCLEEERIGLLEIKALMDPDGVSLRDWVDSSNCCEWHRIECDNTTRRVVRLSFWDARDFRLGDWVLNASLFQPFKELQSLKLGVNRIVGCLENEGFEVLSSKLRELGLSHNRFNNDKSILSCFTGNLSTLKFLDLSFNGLTAGSGGLKVLSSRLKKLENLHLSGNQYNDTVFPSLTGFSSLKSLDLSNNQLTGSINSFEIISSLLGKLENLDLSYNIFNDNILSHLSGLSSLKSLNLSGNMLLGSTAVNGSRKLDFLQSLRSLPSLKTLSLKDTNLSQGTFFNSSTLEELHLDNTSLPINFLQNIGALPALKVLSVGECDLHGTLPAQGWCELKNLKQLDLSRNNLGGSLPDCLGNLSSLQLLDVSENQFTGNIASGPLTNLISLEFLSLSNNLFEVPISIKPFLNHSSLKFFSSENNRLVTEPAAFDNLIPKFQLVFFRLSSRPTSEALNVDIPDFLYYQYDLITLDLSHNNITGMFPSWLLKNNTRLEQLYLSDNSFVGTLQLQDHPYLNLAELDISNNNMNGQISKDICLIFQNLWTLRMAKNGFTGCIPSCLGNISSLLFLDLSNNQLSTVQLQPLTTIWVLKLSNNNLGGQISTSVFNSSRLNFLYLSGNNFWGQISDFPLYRWKVWNVLDLSNNQFSGMLPRSFVNFSNLGVIDLSRNHFKGPIPRDFCKFDQLEYLDLSENNLSGYIPSCFSPPQITHVHLSKNRLSGPLPNGFYNSSFLVTMDLRENSFTGSIPNWIGNLSSLSVLLLRANHFDGELPIQLCLLEQLSILDVSHNQLSGPLPSCLGNLTFKESYQKAILGVGYVFISTSEEAYYETMGPPLVDSVYNLGKYVFLNFTEEVTEFTTKNMYYGYKGKVLSYMSGIDLSNNNFIGAIPSEFGNLSKILSLNLSHNNLNGSIPATFSNLKHIESLDLSYNNLNGVIPPQLTEIITLEVFSVAHNNLSGRTPERKYQFGTFDDENCYEGNPFLCGPPLRNNCSEEAVPSQPVPNDEQGDDGFIDMEFFYISFGVCYTVVVMTIAAVLYINPYWRHRWLFFIENCIDILWWLVFASSPTSEGEFVTGETAVPRL, from the exons ATGATGATGAAAAGAGTGGGGGCTTGGATGTTGCTAGCATTATTGGCTTTCGTTGGCGAATGGTCTGGTAGTTGTTATGGGTGTTTGGAGGAAGAGAGGATTGGTCTCTTGGAGATCAAAGCTTTGATGGACCCAGATGGCGTTTCCTTGAGAGATTGGGTGGACAGTAGTAATTGTTGTGAGTGGCATAGGATCGAGTGTGATAACACTACAAGGCGAGTGGTCCGACTCTCTTTTTGGGACGCAAGGGATTTCCGCTTGGGCGATTGGGTTCTCAACGCATCTTTGTTTCAGCCTTTTAAAGAATTGCAAAGTCTTAAATTGGGAGTGAATAGAATTGTTGGTTGCTTGGAGAATGAAG GCTTCGAAGTCCTATCATCAAAACTGAGGGAACTTGGCCTAAGTCATAACCgatttaataatgataaaagcATTTTGTCATGTTTCACTGGTAACCTTTCCACTCTCAAGTTTTTGGATCTATCATTCAATGGGTTGACAGCTGGATCAGGAG GTCTCAAAGTCTTGTCATCAAGGTTGAAAAAGCTGGAGAACCTTCATCTAAGTGGGAATCAATACAACGATACCGTTTTTCCATCTCTAACTGGATTTTCATCCCTCAAGTCTTTGGATCTGTCAAACAATCAGCTGACAGGATCTATCAATA GTTTTGAGATCATATCATCACTTTTGGGGAAACTCGAGAACCTGGACCTGAGCTATAATATATTCAACGACAACATTTTATCACATCTGAGTGGACTTTCATCCCTCAAGTCTTTAAATTTATCAGGCAATATGTTGCTAGGATCGACGGCTGTCAATG GTTCAAGGAAGCTGGACTTCCTGCAGTCATTGCGTTCATTGCCATCCCTGAAGACCCTTTCTCTCAAGGATACTAATTTAAGTCAAG gGACTTTCTTCAATTCAAGCACCCTTGAAGAATTGCATCTAGATAATACTTCTCTCCCAATAAACTTTCTCCAGAACATTGGAGCATTGCCTGCTCTTAAAGTTTTGTCTGTTGGTGAATGTGACCTCCATGGCACCCTACCTGCTCAAG GTTGGTGTGAATTGAAGAATCTGAAGCAGTTAGATCTCTCTAGAAATAATTTAGGAGGTTCACTCCCAGATTGTTTGGGGAACTTGTCATCTTTACAACTATTAGATGTTTCTGAAAACCAGTTTACTGGAAATATTGCCTCCGGTCCTCTTACCAACCTCATATCCCTTGAATTCCTCTCACTATCAAATAACCTCTTTGAAGTTCCCATTTCAATAAAGCCTTTCTTGAACCACTCAAGCCTCAAGTTCTTTTCTAGTGAGAACAACAGACTAGTAACAGAACCTGCTGCCTTTGATAATTTGATTCCAAAGTTCCAACTAGTCTTTTTCCGCTTGTCAAGTAGGCCAACATCAGAAGCACTCAATGTAGATATTCCTGACTTTCTCTATTACCAATACGACTTAATAACCCTTGATCTCTCCCACAACAACATCACCGGAATGTTTCCTTCGTGGTTGCTTAAGAACAATACACGATTGGAGCAACTATATCTGAGCGACAACTCCTTTGTTGGTACTTTACAGTTGCAAGATCACCCATATTTGAATTTGGCCGAATTAGATATTTCCAACAATAACATGAACGGTCAAATTTCaaaagatatttgtttaatctttcaaaatctATGGACCTTAAGGATGGCTAAGAATGGATTCACAGGTTGTATTCCTTCTTGTTTAGGAAATATTagctctcttttatttttagatttatccaACAATCAATTGTCTACAGTACAACTACAACCACTAACAACAATATGGGTTCTCAAGCTGTCAAACAACAATTTGGGTGGGCAAATATCGACCTCGGTGTTCAATTCTTCTCGCCTGAATTTTCTTTACCTAAGTGGTAACAACTTTTGGGGTCAGATATCAGATTTTCCATTATATAGGTGGAAAGTATGGAATGTATTAGATTTGAGTAACAATCAATTTTCAGGCATGCTTCCAAGGAGCTTCGTTAATTTTTCGAACCTTGGAGTAATTGATTTGTCCAGAAACCATTTTAAGGGTCCGATCCCAAGAGACTTTTGTAAGTTTGACCAGCTTGAATATTTGGACCTTTCTGAGAACAACTTGTCTGGATATATACCATCTTGTTTTAGTCCACCACAAATAACCCATGTGCATCTATCCAAAAATAGATTGAGCGGTCCATTACCAAATGGATTTTATAACAGCTCTTTCCTGGTTACAATGGATCTTCGAGAAAACAGCTTCACCGGCTCCATTCCAAATTGGATTGGCAATCTTTCATCATTGAGTGTTCTTCTTCTGAGGGCTAATCACTTTGATGGTGAGCTCCCTATTCAGTTATGCTTGTTAGAACAATTAAGCATTTTGGATGTTTCACACAACCAGCTCTCTGGTCCATTACCCTCCTGTTTAGGCAATCTTACTTTCAAGGAAAGTTACCAGAAAGCGATATTGGGAGTCggatatgtttttatatcaacGTCAGAAGAAGCTTATTATGAAACAATGGGCCCACCACTAGTGGATAGTGTGTACAACTTGGGAAAATATGTTTTCCTTAACTTTACAGAAGAAGTGACAGAATTTACAactaaaaatatgtattatggATACAAGGGGAAAGTTCTCAGCTACATGTCTGGTATTGATCTCTCCAATAACAACTTCATAGGAGCAATCCCATCAGAATTTGGAAACTTAAGTAAGATATTGTCATTAAACTTATCACACAACAATCTCAATGGATCTATCCCTGCAACATTCTCAAACCTAAAGCATATTGAGAGTTTGGATCTTTCTTACAACAACTTGAATGGTGTCATCCCTCCACAACTTACTGAAATTATCACACTGGAAGTTTTTAGTGTGGCGCATAATAACTTGTCAGGTAGGACACCCGAGAGAAAATATCAGTTTGGGACCTTCGATGATGAAAACTGTTACGAAGGAAATCCTTTCTTGTGTGGACCTCCATTGCGAAACAATTGTAGTGAGGAAGCAGTGCCGTCACAGCCAGTGCCTAATGATGAACAAGGAGATGATGGTTTTATAGATATGGAGTTTTTCTACATCAGTTTTGGTGTATGTTACACAGTTGTGGTGATGACAATTGCAGCAGTTCTCTACATCAATCCATATTGGCGACACAGGTGGTTGTTCTTCATCGAAAACTGCATAGATATTTTATGGTGGCTAGTTTTCGCAAGTTCTCCAACTTCAGAAGGTGAATTTGTTACTGGGGAGACGGCCGTTCCTCGTTTGTGA